gagcccactgagggagggggaatggggggttGGCCTCAGGATGCCCCATGCATTGCAGCTGGCCTCGCCCCAGTCTGGGCAGGCAGCCTGGGGTTAGTGCTCTCTGTTCCTGAGCCTCtggggctgagctgcagcagtgcatgctgggactgATGATCTCCCAGGCCAACCCTCTGTGCAGGTGAGGTGCTCTGTCATGCCTAGCTGCCCCTGGATTAAGGTGGGTGTGCGTGTGCATTCCCTCCTGTGCCTGTGTGTGCATTTGGTTAAGGCCGTCTAGCACATCCCCACTGGGAAGTGTCCCTGCCCACTTGCCCATCCTAGGGTGTGTCTGAGCCCTGTTTGCTGGGTTCTGGCAATatccctggggctgaagctggttTCCACAGGATTCCTGtcctggggtgtggggtggggctgccGGGGGGCCTCCCTCCAGTGTGTTGCTTCTGGGCAGCTGGTAGCAGCTGCCCGCCTAGCTGTCTTGTGTGTGCAGGCTCAGTAAGAGTCAGAGTGGAGACGAGGAGGGGCCTCTGAGTGACAAGTGCAGCCGCAAGACTCTCTTCTACCTGATCGCTACCCTCAACGAGTCCTTCCGGCCCGACTACGACTTCAGTGCTGCCAAGAGCCACGAGTTCAGCAGGGAGCCAAGCCTCAACTGGGTACGGGATGGGCTCCCTTCAACACTGCACAGGAGCCAGCTACTGATGGTGGCTGGGGTCAGAGTGCTCCTTGCCATGGAGTTTGGCAGGGACCTTCTGAGAGCAGCCGAGACAGGGCTCCCTCCAGCTCGGTGTGGTGGGGAACCCCAGGGACCCAGCCAGTGGGGTTTAGATCTCTGAGGCCCACCTGCTCCGAGAGGGGCTGCAGCCAGACCCTTCCCCAGGAGATGCTCTGCCACCTCCAGACCCACCCTCCAGTGAGAcaccctccccttctgccctctCAGCCACTGGAGCGAAGTCCCCGCCCCCGTCCCGCGCAGGCTGTCAGGATCTgtcctgctgcccatcactgcAGAATCTGAGCACTTCCCACATAAAATCAACAGCCTTAGAACAACCCCTGCCAGGCTCCAGGGCCACTCTGGCCCTTCTCCTTTGGGGGACGCTGTGCCTGTGGGTGGGGTTTTGACTTCCCCTGGCTGTGCCAGCTGGGCTGGGTTGTTTCATGGTGGTGGTGTTGGGGttggttgtggggtgggggtatgGTATTGCTTTTCGTTGGGtagaggcaggggctgggtttGAGCATTTTTCAGCCTTTTGAGAGCCACCCAGACTGGGTTACCCTGCCCAGCCTCCCAGGCACCATGCTGAGGAGTGGGCAGAGCTCCATCCTGACTGAGCAGAGGGTGCCCAGAGCTGTGCCTGCTGGCGGGAGGCCTCCTTCCTCGGCCTGCGGCAATGCCCCCTTCCCAGACAGCTTCAGGGGAGCCACGTGCAGCTGTAGAGTCTTTTGAACTGGCGTCTGTGGGATCCTGTGGCAGGTCCAACCACCCCCACCTCTGCTTCTATTGCCCCACAATGCATTTCTGTatttctcctgcttctccccatgTTTTCCTGAATCTAACGCTGGGTGCCCATTGGTCTGCATctgttccacacacacacctgtgttcTAGGTTAGACTCCTGTTTTTCCTCCCATCCCAAGAGTACCCTTGCAGCAGCTTCCCCTTCACGGAAGGGCTGTGCGACGAGCGATGGCTTTGCCAAAGCTGTTAGCTTATCACTTCCGGTGTGTGCCATGGGAAACAATGGCTCCTTCCCGCTCAGAGGAGTGAGCCTttgggcagggctggattaactctcctgtgggcccggggctattagattttgtggggcccctgtatacaagtctctttcctaatttaaaacaaaatgatcacaattatggcatcaaggctattaacgctatactaaacttgccttttaattaacgtAAAGgtgttctgtggttacatttcagtcttaaaacatgtagaatacagttaagttaattcaaaatagcctaacagaacagctgttatattagtttttctgggagggagtttgggtgcaggagggggctccaagctggggcagagtgttggggtgcagatgAGGGTGAGGAatacgggctctgggagggagtttggtgcaggaggggattctgacctggggctggggtgcaggctccgactgggaggcgcttaccacaggcggctcctggccagtggcgcagcagggctcaggcaggcaggctgcttgtgtgccgtggccccacgctgctcctggaagcagccggtgcctggcacgtctctgcgcacccctgggaggagggggacagcgtAGTGCGCTGCCTgcaagcgctgcccccgcagttcccattggccagttcccagaaaatgggagcagcaggaacagtgctgggggcaggagcagcacacagagcggCCTGCCCCCCTAAGggccgcagagatgtgccagcagccagccgcttctgggagcagcatggggctacAGCACGCAGGCAGCCTGCCTAAGCCCTGCTGTGCccctggacttttagcagcccagagatcacgatcgactggcagaggctccaggttCGACCAGTCAATCGCGATCgacaggttggtgaccactgaattgtatataattatggatttatttttgcagggCTCCCCTTAGgccgaggccctgggctgcagcaccAAAGCCCCTGCATTAGTCCGGCCCTGCCCTCGGGGCCAGCCAGTGTTCCAAACCCACCCTTCCGGACTCTCTGGACACTCCCGTCTGGCCTCCCCAGAGCAGAGGAGTTGGGCCCTGTCCCAGGCATCATGGACACAGCACAgggcccctggggaggggctgcCTGCTTCCCTCTGGAAAGCTGCAGGGTCCTGATTCCCGTGTGTCTTGGTCTCCTCCAGGTGGTGAATGCTGTGAATTGTAGCTTGTTCTCAGCGGTCCGGGAGGACTTCAGAGCCCTGAAGCCTCACTTGTGGGATGCTGTGGATGAAGAAATCTGTCTCTCGGAGTGTGACATCTACAGGTCTGTTCTGCCTGCCCGCTCGGCATAGGGCAGCCCCACGCCCTGGAGCAGCCAGGCCATGCGCTGCTGGGGAATACAGAGCAGGGGCTCTTCCTCAATGCTGGGCCAACAGTGTGGCCAGTAGTGGATCTGGGGAACGTCCTACTGATTCTGGCCTGGCCTGCCTATAGGGATCCCTTTGCCAAGGCAGATAAAAGGGACAATCCCAtgccttccccttcccaccctgggcATACCATGAGCTTGCTGCTAAGGTAGCTGACTGCCTcactcctggctctgcctggggctgctggccCAGTGGGCTAATAGCCTGCCTCCGTTTCTCCCTGCACATCGTTGATCCTGGCACCCGCCTGCCTTGTGGGGTGTGCTGGTTTGGCGGCTGGGGCATTACCATTTGTGCTGCGCTCTGACCACCAGGTGCCAAGGGTCGGTTCTGCTCTGTCACGCTGGTGTCAGGCCAGAGTGAGCAGCGTGCCTGGACTGAGTGAGAGTCTGGGTGCTGGGAGCCCTTCTTGCACAGGCAGCTCTAGGCAGGGTGTTTCTCACCCCTCCATTGGTTTTGCAGCTACAACCCAGACCTGGACTCGGACCCCTTCGGCGAGGAGGGCAGCCTCTGGTCCTTCAACTACTTCTTCTACAATAAGAGGCTAAAGAGGATTGTCTTCTTCACCTGCCGCTCCATCAGGTCAGGCTGCGGGACCGCGGGGAAGTGCGACCTGTCTGAAAGCTGTGCCTCCTGCTGGGGGAGCCCCCTCGACCCAGCACCCCCATTAGTGCCCTGAGCTAGAGCTGCACTCCGCCTAAGTTCCCTGTCAACTGTGTGGCCGTGCAGCAGCCTGTTAAGTGCTGCGCAGGCGCTCAGGGAACCTACCCAGCTGGGACCTGGGCGCCCCTCCTCTGGCCCCAACCTAGCCTGGCCCCCAACcttctgcagccaggggaggggcgcctGTCCCAcgtccccagccccagagctgccatgGCAGGGAGAGGCACCGCTGCCCAGGTGCTGCCACGGGGAGAGAGACAGCTGGGGGaagtcctctctcccctccataGCCCTGGGGcaccctcatccctggtcccaccccagagttcgcacccccagctggaaccctctgccccacccctgccacatgaattttgttatgtgcaccaatatgaaggtgatgtgtcacacactACCTCCATAtaggtgcacataacaaaattcattccacacatgcgtGGGAAAACTTAGAGGGAACCCAGAGCAGCCAGGCCCCTTCGATCTGCCTGCAGCATGCAGCTTCGCTTCCAAACTGACGTACAAACTGGATGGGAGCCGCGGCCTGGCAGCCTGACCCTCCCTCTCCAAATGGCATGGGCGCTCGGCCTCCCACAGGgagggtccctgcagcccctcctccctctggCCGCTGGGGGGTTGAGTTGGCCGGATTGGGAGCCCTTGCTCAGCGTAGGCAGGATTCATAACGGGAGGCCAGTGCCTTAGACTGGTGCTGATGGGGCTGTGCCttagctgtggggagctggctgaTGCTCACTGCTGCCCTTTGTCTCTCCAGTGGGTCCACATATCCTCGTTCGGAGTCCGGGAACGAGCTGGACATGGATCTCGGTGAAGACGACAAGGAGGGGAGCATGGATGCCTATGACAAGGAAAGCAGCAATATTGAGGAGGACAGGTGTGTGAGCTCAGCTGGCAGGGACATGCCGAGTGGGGCGGGATCCTGGCTGTCCCCTGCCCACAAAGCATGACTGTACCCGTGACTCTCCAGCCCGTCTGCGTGATGGAAACAGAGCTTCTAGCCCTGGCGGGCACTGGGAGCACAGGGCCTGGCCCTGTTGAATTGAAACTTGTGAAGGTTGCACCCCTTCTGAGAGGGACTCGAGGCTGCCTGGGCATGGCCAGTCTCTGTGGAGCCCCAACTGGTGTGCGCCCGGGGCGGGGTGCCCGGCTCTGAGCTGCAGCCAGCTGTGCTTCCCCCAAAGCATGTTGGGCAGAGCTGTGACAGCTGTGCTTGTTTGCAGGGTGCAGGTTATCTGCATGTGAGTGTCCAGATGAGCTGAAGAAGTACTCAGCCCTGCTGAGCCAGCCTTCCAGTCTCCAGTCCATCAGCCTTGAGGATGGGCCAGCCCTGGCCGCTATGTGAAGTACCCCATGCACAgagcctgcagcactgctctgctcttcGGCGCTGGGGGCTCCAGCgtgccccagctcctgccccacagcactgcATGTGGAAAGCAGCTGGTGCTTCTGGGCTGCAGATATCCTCCAGCTGCAGGTGCTGCCCGAGAGCCCGTTCCCTCCAGACAGGTGCTGCGTGATTGGTCAGCAGAGGCCACGCTCTCACTGCCGGCCTGGGCTCCAGCTTGCCAGATGCTTGCGCAGGGCCTTTGAGATGGTTCAGTGCACTTTAGGAATTGATTTGCTGGCTGCACTGATGTCCTGCTCCTGCTGGCTCTGAAG
The window above is part of the Chelonia mydas isolate rCheMyd1 chromosome 2, rCheMyd1.pri.v2, whole genome shotgun sequence genome. Proteins encoded here:
- the MAF1 gene encoding repressor of RNA polymerase III transcription MAF1 homolog, whose translation is MKLLENSSFEAINSQLTVETGDAHIIGRIESYSCKMAGDDKHMFKQFCQEGQPHVLEALSPPQTTGISPSRLSKSQSGDEEGPLSDKCSRKTLFYLIATLNESFRPDYDFSAAKSHEFSREPSLNWVVNAVNCSLFSAVREDFRALKPHLWDAVDEEICLSECDIYSYNPDLDSDPFGEEGSLWSFNYFFYNKRLKRIVFFTCRSISGSTYPRSESGNELDMDLGEDDKEGSMDAYDKESSNIEEDRVQVICM